A DNA window from Nitrospira sp. contains the following coding sequences:
- a CDS encoding Tetratricopeptide repeat protein (MaGe:77307487): protein MLRTGRIIRIGCLAFFACLAAAGVDGLVPSVQANSAEPPPRRLLEQGKFLEQQKQFPEAIAAYRRYLAARPENDEVRASLAKLLSWQRQWDEASALYRDILSRHPLDDDNRVALARVLSWQQRYPEARQEYEGVLRDHPQHPDALTGLADVLLWSGHPDQAIPYYQRVVEATGDPEVAARLRSLKAESSAKNDPPGQRSIPAPMPALESKSVSADALQMLERGHRLELARQYDEAAALYRAGMQQFPERDDLRSALARVLSWQGAHAEAVSLYREVLARHPGDRDIRVALAQVLSWQKQFPEAQALYAQVVQEEPQHVEARRGLAEVAHWQGNRTEALARYEALAAETHDSEIEQQLRNVRSELLVSPRAAVGQGLTGLRLPYRDYVKAGYGHYSYTKGIPDERDLLFEIAKPVGDQTVIVRAEPINRFGSHDTPLSAELYSPLWARAWGYVAAQGTINPHFAPNYSFAGEIAQGLGGVHSTLAPFEVSFGYRRLNYKQDDIDLLMPGLTIFLPFNLWLTEKIYAIPDTGAITLASQLTWRPADRVQVFASGSFGTSGERIVAAQDFTRVQSRTIQGGVTFPLTDRFSVEASGYYEDRGILYVRRGGNLSLLYHW from the coding sequence ATGTTGCGGACCGGTCGGATCATACGCATTGGGTGCCTTGCGTTCTTCGCCTGCCTTGCCGCTGCCGGAGTCGATGGGCTGGTCCCCTCCGTGCAAGCAAACAGCGCCGAACCCCCGCCGCGCCGGCTTCTGGAGCAGGGAAAATTTTTGGAGCAACAGAAACAGTTTCCGGAGGCCATCGCGGCCTATCGCCGATATTTAGCGGCGCGTCCGGAGAATGACGAGGTCCGCGCAAGTTTGGCGAAACTGCTCTCCTGGCAGCGGCAATGGGATGAAGCGAGCGCGCTCTATCGCGATATCTTGTCCCGCCATCCGCTCGACGACGACAACCGCGTCGCGCTGGCGCGAGTGTTGTCGTGGCAGCAGCGCTACCCCGAGGCCAGGCAAGAGTATGAGGGGGTCCTCCGCGATCATCCGCAGCATCCCGATGCGTTGACCGGGCTTGCCGATGTGCTGTTGTGGAGCGGCCATCCGGATCAGGCGATCCCCTACTATCAGCGCGTGGTGGAGGCCACGGGCGATCCCGAAGTTGCGGCGCGTCTGCGTTCGTTGAAAGCCGAGTCCTCCGCGAAAAACGATCCCCCAGGTCAGCGTTCGATCCCTGCGCCAATGCCGGCTTTGGAGAGCAAGTCTGTTTCCGCCGATGCGCTGCAGATGTTGGAACGTGGGCATCGACTAGAGTTGGCGCGACAGTATGACGAGGCGGCGGCCCTGTACCGAGCGGGTATGCAACAGTTCCCTGAGCGCGACGATCTGCGCAGCGCACTGGCGCGCGTCTTGTCGTGGCAGGGAGCTCATGCCGAGGCGGTTTCGTTGTATCGCGAGGTGCTCGCGCGCCATCCCGGGGATCGGGATATTCGTGTGGCGCTGGCGCAAGTGTTGTCGTGGCAGAAACAGTTTCCCGAAGCGCAGGCGTTGTATGCGCAGGTGGTGCAGGAAGAGCCTCAGCATGTAGAGGCGCGCCGCGGGCTTGCCGAAGTGGCGCATTGGCAGGGGAATCGGACAGAGGCGCTGGCGCGCTACGAGGCGCTAGCCGCCGAGACGCACGACTCGGAGATTGAACAGCAGTTACGCAACGTGCGATCCGAGCTGCTGGTGTCGCCGCGGGCGGCCGTGGGGCAGGGATTGACGGGGCTCCGTCTGCCCTATCGCGACTATGTGAAGGCCGGCTACGGGCATTACTCTTACACGAAGGGAATACCTGACGAACGAGATCTCTTGTTCGAGATAGCCAAGCCGGTCGGCGATCAGACGGTGATCGTGCGGGCTGAGCCAATCAATCGATTCGGCTCGCACGACACACCGCTGTCGGCAGAGCTGTACAGCCCTCTCTGGGCGCGGGCCTGGGGGTATGTCGCGGCCCAGGGCACGATTAATCCGCACTTTGCTCCCAACTATTCGTTCGCCGGGGAGATCGCGCAAGGGTTGGGAGGCGTCCACTCCACGCTCGCGCCGTTCGAAGTCTCGTTCGGATATCGCCGGTTGAATTACAAACAAGACGATATCGATCTCTTGATGCCCGGGCTGACGATCTTTCTGCCGTTCAATCTGTGGCTGACCGAAAAAATCTATGCCATTCCCGATACCGGGGCGATCACGTTGGCGTCGCAGTTGACCTGGCGGCCGGCGGACCGGGTCCAGGTGTTTGCCTCAGGGTCGTTCGGAACCTCCGGTGAACGGATCGTGGCCGCGCAGGATTTCACCAGGGTGCAGAGCCGGACCATCCAAGGCGGAGTGACGTTTCCCCTCACGGATCGCTTCTCGGTTGAGGCGTCGGGGTATTACGAAGACCGCGGCATTCTCTACGTTCGGCGGGGCGGTAATCTGAGCCTGCTGTATCACTGGTAA
- a CDS encoding hypothetical protein (Evidence 5 : Unknown function; MaGe:77307488), with amino-acid sequence MLQKFSLLQKPARRGFGAVCLHGGDQPIDSGSGKAGEERKAPNAYDPTGPQHALARPIVRHCFLASSVRLTPQALGTH; translated from the coding sequence TTGCTCCAAAAATTTTCCCTGCTCCAGAAGCCGGCGCGGCGGGGGTTCGGCGCTGTTTGCTTGCACGGAGGGGACCAGCCCATCGACTCCGGCAGCGGCAAGGCAGGCGAAGAACGCAAGGCACCCAATGCGTATGATCCGACCGGTCCGCAACATGCACTCGCTCGTCCAATCGTTCGTCACTGTTTTCTTGCGTCATCCGTGCGGCTTACTCCGCAAGCGCTCGGAACCCATTGA